Proteins encoded by one window of Agelaius phoeniceus isolate bAgePho1 chromosome 5, bAgePho1.hap1, whole genome shotgun sequence:
- the LOC129120092 gene encoding osteocalcin-like, producing the protein MTHKHRRIHKQSPFCLSVCLPDPKEPSGSLSADSIKIKKEVANAFVKRKKRASPYEWYLEYYKSPMEQMHERCENYPPCDYLSDQVGFALAYNRFFGRY; encoded by the exons ATGACTCACAAGCATAGAAGGATTCACAAGCAGTCtcctttctgtctgtctgtctgtcttccAGATCCCAAAGAACCCTCAGGATCTCTCAGTGCTGACA GCATCAAGATTAAAAAAGAAGTTGCCAATGCCTTtgtgaagaggaagaagagagccAGCCCTTATGAATG GTACTTGGAGTACTACAAAAGCCCGATGGAGCAGATGCACGAGCGCTGTGAGAACTACCCCCCCTGTGACTATCTCTCTGACCAAGTGGGGTTTGCCCTGGCCTACAACCGCTTCTTTGGCAGGTACTGA
- the MGP gene encoding matrix Gla protein — protein MRALVVLVLLAVLVLAATSYESHESMESHEYLNPFLNRRRASDFIQSDSRLRGITQERMRERSKAHYEHQRELCEDYYPCEMYAFRHGYPAAYKHYFGGRRRTK, from the exons atGCGCGCTCTCGTCGTCCTTGTGCTCCTGGCTGTCCTGGTGCTGGCTGCCACTTCCTATG AGTCCCATGAGAGCATGGAGTCCCATGAGTATCTCA ATCCCTTCCTCAACAGGAGAAGGGCCAGTGACTTCATACAGTCTGACTCCAGACTCAGAGGCATCACTCAGGAGAG GATGAGGGAGCGTAGTAAGGCACACTACGAGCACCAGAGGGAGCTCTGCGAGGACTACTACCCGTGTGAAATGTACGCTTTCCGCCACGGCTACCCTGCTGCCTACAAGCACTACTttgggggcaggaggaggactAAGTAA